A region of Campylobacter armoricus DNA encodes the following proteins:
- a CDS encoding PAS domain-containing protein: protein MRRPDMPKVVFGILWESIKNKKEVIAYVKNLSKDGSFYWVLAFITPSFDSNGEVMSIIRCA, encoded by the coding sequence ATTCGTCGCCCTGATATGCCTAAAGTTGTTTTTGGAATTCTTTGGGAAAGTATTAAAAATAAAAAAGAGGTTATTGCTTATGTAAAAAATTTATCTAAAGATGGCTCATTTTATTGGGTATTAGCTTTTATAACCCCTTCTTTTGATTCTAATGGAGAGGTTATGAGTATCATTCGATGCGCTTAA